The Flavobacteriales bacterium genome includes a region encoding these proteins:
- a CDS encoding gliding motility-associated C-terminal domain-containing protein — protein sequence MQATHIVGGDFYYKKIGTDQYLVTLKLYIDCQNGDSTAIRSDETAIVSIWDAGSNSYIRQEDFFRTGPTYLSKIHYQCLIPPQDACVSQYIYTKSIDINPGTSGVILAFQRCCRNHTINNIVNPEATGATYWVKIPGTETTTYNNSAVFKELPPNYLCTDAPLKFDHSASDPDGDSLVYELYQPYSGASQDRPRPDNKGAGLFKAPPFNNIIWGNSFATSNQVTGNPKMEINPKTGEITLLPTTVGQYVIGIKVKEYRNGVLVGETYRDYQFNVRECTTTLVANFITAAGSSAFTYNCSDTVNFLNKSLKAKEYRWEFGDPTTDADTSHDVNPTWIYPGNGTYTVKLHAKNDLCEADYEFKVNIKSKIDIKLGPDQYFCDSSVNVFLTPNIFDATKIVWNNGKITPILSVNRIGRYVATAYYGNCKGSDTIDLKLDLPVFTITPDSLFCSEEAIDLDLVATGQPNYKYLWSTSSVDTFSKVHVGKSGYYWVKVTNPRGCSKYDTSLVYVSYKPNLGPDLFICNEFSKIYDAGKRPDTYLWNDGSTGRFKEINAEGKYWVTVWEKHCKSSDTFYIENPIIRLELGNDTNYCDNLYRLMVAPPAMAEYLWYDNSTLETNTVTTPGKYYVWVKDTNGCEKSDTIRLTLTNSPEFELGNDTAICLREAVTIGTPKKFLHYQWNSGSNEPYITTQDSGNHILKVVDENGCFTYDTLHVAIDVNAMPNELFIANAFSPNGDGLNETFPFSEIILQPEYHFRVFNRWGEKLFDTEDSEAQFWDGTYKGKRVKLDAYIYLIDYRACNGEFKRVSGTINVME from the coding sequence GTGCAAGCCACCCACATTGTTGGGGGAGATTTTTATTACAAAAAGATAGGAACAGATCAATATTTGGTAACCTTAAAACTTTATATAGACTGCCAAAATGGTGACTCAACGGCTATTCGATCAGATGAAACTGCAATTGTAAGTATTTGGGATGCAGGCTCAAATTCTTACATACGGCAAGAAGATTTTTTCAGAACGGGGCCAACCTATTTAAGCAAAATTCATTATCAATGCCTTATACCCCCGCAAGATGCCTGTGTTAGCCAGTATATTTACACCAAATCGATTGATATAAATCCTGGAACATCAGGCGTAATTTTGGCTTTTCAACGGTGCTGTAGAAACCATACCATAAACAATATCGTGAACCCCGAAGCCACCGGAGCTACCTACTGGGTAAAAATTCCGGGAACAGAAACAACAACATACAACAACAGTGCGGTGTTTAAGGAGTTACCACCAAATTATTTGTGTACAGATGCCCCATTAAAATTCGACCACTCGGCCTCAGACCCCGATGGAGATAGTTTGGTATATGAGCTTTATCAGCCTTATTCGGGTGCCTCACAAGATCGGCCTCGACCCGATAATAAGGGTGCTGGTTTGTTTAAAGCACCACCATTCAACAACATAATTTGGGGAAATAGTTTTGCCACGAGCAATCAGGTAACCGGAAATCCGAAAATGGAAATAAACCCCAAGACGGGGGAGATTACCTTGCTGCCAACCACCGTGGGTCAATACGTTATCGGTATTAAAGTAAAAGAATATAGAAACGGAGTGTTGGTTGGCGAAACCTATCGAGATTATCAATTTAACGTCCGAGAATGTACCACTACCTTAGTGGCAAATTTTATTACGGCCGCAGGGTCATCGGCATTTACATACAATTGTTCCGACACCGTAAACTTTTTGAACAAAAGCTTAAAAGCCAAAGAATATCGATGGGAATTTGGCGACCCCACCACAGATGCCGACACAAGTCACGACGTAAACCCAACATGGATATATCCAGGAAACGGGACATACACTGTAAAGTTGCACGCCAAAAACGATTTGTGCGAGGCCGACTATGAATTTAAAGTAAACATCAAATCTAAAATTGATATAAAACTGGGGCCAGATCAGTATTTCTGCGACAGTTCGGTAAATGTTTTCTTAACCCCAAACATATTCGATGCAACCAAAATAGTTTGGAACAACGGAAAGATAACACCCATTTTGTCTGTAAATAGAATTGGAAGATATGTTGCCACAGCCTATTATGGAAATTGTAAAGGTTCAGATACAATAGACTTAAAGCTCGATTTGCCTGTGTTTACCATTACCCCCGATTCATTATTTTGCTCCGAAGAAGCAATAGACCTCGATTTGGTGGCCACCGGTCAGCCAAACTACAAATACCTTTGGAGTACCTCAAGTGTAGATACTTTTTCAAAAGTTCATGTTGGTAAATCAGGGTATTATTGGGTAAAAGTGACCAACCCAAGAGGTTGCTCAAAATATGATACTTCTTTGGTTTATGTTTCGTACAAACCCAATTTGGGGCCAGATTTATTTATATGCAATGAGTTTTCGAAAATATACGATGCAGGTAAACGACCCGACACCTATTTGTGGAACGATGGCTCTACCGGAAGATTTAAAGAAATAAATGCAGAAGGAAAATATTGGGTAACGGTTTGGGAAAAACATTGCAAAAGCAGTGATACATTTTATATTGAAAACCCAATTATTCGTTTAGAATTGGGCAATGACACCAACTACTGCGATAATTTATACCGACTAATGGTTGCCCCCCCAGCCATGGCCGAATATTTGTGGTACGACAATTCTACTCTGGAAACAAACACGGTAACAACCCCCGGCAAATACTATGTTTGGGTAAAAGATACCAATGGCTGCGAAAAATCTGACACCATAAGGCTTACCTTAACTAATTCGCCTGAATTTGAGTTGGGCAATGATACGGCCATTTGTTTACGCGAAGCGGTTACCATTGGAACACCCAAAAAGTTTTTGCACTACCAATGGAACAGTGGGTCGAATGAACCATACATTACCACCCAAGATTCCGGAAATCACATACTAAAAGTGGTTGACGAAAATGGGTGTTTTACCTACGACACCCTTCATGTGGCCATAGATGTAAATGCCATGCCCAACGAGTTGTTTATTGCCAATGCTTTTAGCCCCAATGGCGATGGACTAAACGAAACATTTCCCTTTTCCGAAATAATTCTGCAACCCGAATACCATTTTAGAGTGTTCAACCGCTGGGGCGAAAAACTTTTTGATACCGAAGATAGTGAAGCTCAGTTTTGGGATGGAACGTACAAAGGCAAAAGGGTTAAGTTAGACGCATACATCTATTTAATTGATTATCGTGCTTGCAACGGAGAGTTTAAGAGAGTAAGCGGTACGATAAATGTCATGGAGTGA
- a CDS encoding T9SS type A sorting domain-containing protein, with amino-acid sequence MIYATRIIKNLQLRAVTALMLLFAISLAWSADFTTTTLLPDTTQITFNHENDYPGYYENANGQMPDEGWSYFWITDEGIVSHSQVAKFIFHNIGSHEVTLVLTPRKRPETVGQVVFIDTINVTNTGTGLNGDYTNAPIGFHAEAKVGKQLYVILPLRGQCPKLDSYLYELTFDDMLLSNPTPMNTLPNLHFDPIIGGRITFDYSGTATAEQTLVVRFNVMGNDGDSAMFLYTISNPINVPCTEMEATALISIGPYDPNYKQADVAGINVDLDMAARQNQTLVEYTIHYQNIGRGPVDSITIEDKLPPHLTFFSPTGSSHAVTAFNYYPNQKKLVWKIGNMTNSRVNIRGTNQNGIVPINETQGWVKFSAYIDKEDTLQYNRNNSCYCLANKATIWFEDLDPIETEADVIPIGGKGCFLPDVNDSLNRKLYEIVCGNTSNHNGGKVSISKPKNEMNYLLVYPNPTTDVVKLKIPVLGVEKAVLIDAIGRQYFAEIKNHELDMSQLAEGFYLLKLEAEGTIYTSRIMKL; translated from the coding sequence ATGATTTACGCAACAAGAATTATCAAAAATCTGCAACTAAGAGCTGTAACAGCGTTAATGTTGCTATTTGCCATATCGTTAGCATGGTCCGCCGATTTTACAACAACAACTTTACTACCTGACACCACCCAAATAACTTTTAACCATGAAAATGATTACCCAGGTTATTATGAGAATGCCAACGGACAAATGCCCGATGAAGGTTGGAGTTATTTTTGGATAACCGATGAAGGAATAGTGAGCCATTCGCAAGTTGCAAAGTTTATTTTTCATAATATAGGTTCGCATGAAGTTACACTGGTTTTAACTCCACGAAAGCGACCCGAAACAGTGGGGCAAGTTGTTTTTATTGATACCATTAATGTTACAAACACCGGCACAGGATTAAACGGAGACTACACCAATGCTCCGATTGGGTTTCATGCGGAAGCCAAAGTAGGAAAGCAATTGTATGTTATTTTACCGCTTAGAGGGCAATGCCCAAAACTAGATTCATATCTTTATGAATTAACTTTTGATGATATGCTTTTAAGCAATCCAACCCCTATGAACACGTTGCCAAATTTGCATTTCGACCCCATTATAGGTGGCAGAATTACTTTTGACTATAGTGGAACGGCAACAGCAGAGCAAACACTGGTCGTTCGGTTTAATGTGATGGGCAATGATGGCGACAGTGCAATGTTTTTATATACGATTAGCAATCCGATTAACGTGCCGTGTACAGAAATGGAGGCAACAGCCCTCATTAGCATTGGCCCATACGACCCCAACTACAAACAGGCGGATGTGGCCGGCATAAATGTGGACCTAGATATGGCCGCTCGCCAAAATCAAACCTTGGTGGAATACACTATTCATTACCAAAACATTGGCCGAGGCCCTGTTGATTCTATTACTATTGAAGATAAATTGCCGCCACATTTAACTTTTTTTAGCCCAACCGGAAGCAGCCACGCCGTTACTGCCTTCAATTATTATCCAAATCAAAAAAAGTTGGTTTGGAAAATTGGAAACATGACCAACTCTCGGGTAAATATTAGAGGCACCAATCAAAATGGCATCGTGCCAATTAATGAAACACAAGGTTGGGTAAAATTTTCGGCATATATTGATAAAGAAGATACCCTGCAATACAACAGAAACAACAGTTGCTATTGCCTAGCCAACAAGGCCACCATTTGGTTTGAAGATTTAGACCCTATTGAAACCGAAGCCGATGTGATACCCATTGGTGGAAAAGGGTGTTTTTTACCCGATGTGAATGACTCTCTTAATCGAAAACTTTACGAAATAGTTTGCGGCAACACTTCCAACCATAACGGTGGAAAGGTCTCAATTTCAAAACCCAAAAATGAAATGAATTATTTGCTGGTTTACCCCAACCCAACAACCGATGTAGTGAAGTTGAAAATACCTGTTTTGGGTGTAGAAAAAGCTGTATTGATAGACGCAATTGGAAGGCAATATTTTGCTGAAATAAAAAATCATGAACTGGATATGAGCCAATTGGCGGAGGGTTTTTATCTGTTAAAATTGGAAGCCGAAGGCACTATTTACACTTCCCGAATTATGAAATTGTAA
- a CDS encoding sigma-70 family RNA polymerase sigma factor, with translation MKSRKMIENDFVKYTAYAPLHTFQTDATHLCYSFSERLILTFDYMFRKKVISPFPNDDSLIFAIKGNEAERNIAVLHILNQEGDKIKSTLLSLVQDKDEVDDIFYEGMAAFVLNVRKGLFEQNSKISTYIIAICKRIWFKKLRKKQVHQKWEETQDNEISYEHSFPLISNELKQNLNKVLSTLKDKCKEVLNLWALNYNMTEIAEQLGYQNSQVVMNKKNLCLKEIRIQIQQNPSILDLLN, from the coding sequence ATGAAATCAAGAAAAATGATTGAAAATGATTTTGTAAAATATACGGCTTATGCACCCTTGCACACATTTCAGACAGATGCTACTCACCTTTGCTATTCATTTTCAGAAAGGTTAATTTTGACCTTTGATTATATGTTTCGCAAAAAAGTAATTAGTCCTTTCCCTAATGATGACAGCTTAATTTTTGCCATTAAAGGTAATGAAGCCGAGCGAAACATTGCCGTGCTACATATTTTGAATCAAGAAGGCGATAAAATTAAAAGTACGCTTTTATCACTTGTTCAGGATAAAGATGAGGTGGATGACATTTTTTATGAAGGCATGGCTGCTTTTGTGCTCAATGTGCGAAAGGGCTTGTTTGAGCAAAACAGTAAAATAAGCACCTATATTATTGCTATTTGCAAACGAATTTGGTTTAAGAAACTTCGCAAAAAACAGGTTCATCAAAAATGGGAAGAAACACAGGATAATGAAATTTCCTACGAACACAGCTTTCCGCTGATTTCAAATGAGTTAAAACAAAATTTAAATAAAGTGCTTAGCACACTTAAAGATAAATGCAAAGAAGTGCTCAACCTTTGGGCATTGAATTACAACATGACCGAAATTGCCGAACAACTTGGTTATCAAAATTCGCAGGTGGTTATGAATAAGAAAAATCTTTGCCTGAAAGAAATAAGAATTCAAATTCAACAAAACCCTTCAATTCTTGATTTATTGAACTAA
- a CDS encoding peptidase C1 → MPIRMVDDPQEPKNNDTGGKRGGIPPILLLFLPYIFKFLIKKPKLLLGVIAIGVLFYFFGGNLLGGGETADADIVSPFSRGLDMKQEVYEQGELYEPLATNYKSGLPSRVSLEQFCPPRLNQGSQGSCVAWSSSYAARTILHAKSKGVSGKEVAFSPSSLYNFIKLPNCQGAYIHNAMQQMQQYGVLPFNEFSYDEYDCNRTPSQNQMAMATQYRTRGFQRLWENEGGTDISAIKQNLSQGGPVVIGMLVGGSFMSDMMGRKIWHPTSRDRNMAGFGGHAMCVIGYDDNLEGGAFQIMNSWGEDWGDRGLFWIKYSDFEYFTREAYGLYPMGNAPALDPNKLSVDFGLVTSDNLKNIPLTHLGNGIFRTSNNIAKGTRFKIEVTNSIECYIYVFGEETDGSSYVLFPNPQKKNHSAYCGITGTRLFPRTESLMADNIGNADRMAVVVSKVELDHGELNRLINQATGNYAQKVQSVLSQYAMTGVTFQSGANVHFDATIGDKKTVAMVIEVTKQ, encoded by the coding sequence ATGCCTATTAGAATGGTGGACGACCCACAAGAACCGAAAAACAACGACACTGGAGGAAAAAGAGGTGGAATACCCCCAATTCTTCTATTATTTCTACCCTATATTTTCAAGTTTTTAATAAAAAAACCGAAGTTGCTTTTGGGTGTAATAGCCATAGGAGTTTTGTTTTATTTTTTTGGTGGAAATCTTTTAGGTGGAGGCGAAACCGCCGATGCCGATATAGTTTCGCCATTCTCCCGCGGGTTGGATATGAAACAGGAAGTCTATGAACAAGGAGAATTGTATGAACCTTTGGCTACCAACTACAAAAGTGGTCTTCCGAGCAGAGTAAGTTTAGAACAGTTTTGTCCTCCACGGCTAAATCAGGGGTCGCAGGGTTCGTGCGTGGCTTGGAGTAGTTCGTATGCTGCTCGAACCATTCTACATGCAAAATCAAAAGGAGTAAGCGGCAAAGAAGTGGCTTTTAGCCCATCATCACTTTATAATTTTATAAAACTTCCCAATTGTCAAGGTGCTTACATACACAATGCCATGCAGCAAATGCAGCAATATGGGGTTTTGCCGTTCAACGAGTTTAGCTATGATGAATATGATTGCAACAGAACGCCATCGCAAAACCAAATGGCAATGGCCACCCAATACAGAACAAGAGGCTTTCAAAGGTTATGGGAAAACGAAGGAGGAACCGACATTTCAGCCATCAAACAAAATCTTTCGCAAGGCGGGCCGGTGGTAATAGGTATGTTGGTAGGAGGCTCGTTTATGAGTGATATGATGGGTAGAAAAATTTGGCATCCTACAAGCAGAGACCGAAATATGGCCGGATTTGGCGGACATGCAATGTGTGTGATTGGGTATGACGACAACCTCGAAGGTGGAGCTTTTCAAATAATGAACAGTTGGGGAGAAGACTGGGGAGACAGAGGCTTGTTTTGGATAAAATATTCTGATTTTGAGTATTTTACAAGAGAAGCTTATGGACTATACCCAATGGGTAATGCACCTGCCCTCGACCCCAATAAATTATCCGTGGATTTTGGATTGGTTACCTCCGACAATTTAAAAAACATTCCTTTAACCCATTTAGGAAATGGAATTTTTAGAACCTCGAACAACATTGCCAAAGGAACGCGATTTAAAATTGAAGTAACCAATAGCATTGAATGTTACATTTATGTTTTTGGTGAAGAAACCGATGGCAGCAGTTACGTTTTGTTCCCAAATCCTCAGAAAAAAAATCACTCAGCCTATTGCGGAATAACCGGTACTCGGCTTTTCCCTCGCACCGAATCATTAATGGCCGATAACATAGGAAATGCCGACCGCATGGCAGTAGTTGTAAGCAAAGTGGAACTTGACCACGGCGAATTAAATAGGCTAATCAATCAAGCCACCGGCAATTATGCTCAAAAGGTGCAATCCGTGTTAAGTCAGTATGCCATGACAGGGGTAACGTTTCAATCAGGAGCCAACGTTCATTTTGATGCGACTATTGGCGATAAAAAGACGGTGGCCATGGTTATTGAGGTTACAAAACAATAA
- a CDS encoding FMN-binding glutamate synthase family protein: MEYFKNISWWGWILVFAFLVVIRDVFFNKRHAISHNFPLVGHFRYMLEKIGPELRQYIVANNREELPFNRSERSWIYSSSKNENNYEGFGTDKDIHEPNYHFIKPNLFGFKMPDEHPNLEHKDFVPCAKVIGLYNNRKKPFRPASVINISAMSYGSLSGKAVESLNRGAKKAGCYQNTGEGGLSIYHSTGADVVFQFGTGYFGVRNDDGTFSLDKLEKLVENNPFVKAIEIKLSQGAKPGKGGVLPAAKITPEIAQIRGVSLGKDVISPAFHSAFDDVDGLLNFIEEIAERTGLPVGIKSAVGRTEQWHYLADKIKERGTGPDYIAIDGGEGGTGAAPPSFADHVSLPLFYAFSTVYKIFKEKDLADRIVWIAGGKLGLPAQAAKAFAMGADLIYVAREAMMSIGCIQAQTCHTNRCPAGVATQNKWLQSGINVPLKSDRFYNYVKAFRKELLELAMATGHEHPSQFTMTDIEISMGDANFTKTLKDCFGYDKQRVKFEGASAIMNCKYLGGK; this comes from the coding sequence ATGGAATATTTTAAAAATATTTCGTGGTGGGGTTGGATATTGGTATTCGCCTTTTTGGTGGTTATAAGAGATGTTTTTTTCAATAAGAGACACGCCATATCACACAATTTTCCGTTGGTGGGTCATTTTAGGTATATGCTCGAAAAAATTGGCCCAGAGCTTCGTCAGTATATTGTTGCAAATAATCGTGAAGAATTGCCTTTCAACAGAAGCGAACGCAGCTGGATATATTCAAGCTCAAAAAATGAGAATAATTATGAAGGCTTTGGCACAGATAAAGATATTCATGAGCCAAATTATCATTTTATAAAACCGAACCTTTTTGGTTTTAAAATGCCCGATGAACACCCGAATTTGGAACACAAAGATTTTGTGCCATGTGCCAAAGTTATTGGATTGTATAACAACAGAAAGAAACCTTTTCGTCCGGCCTCTGTAATAAATATTTCGGCAATGAGCTATGGTTCATTATCTGGCAAAGCCGTTGAGTCGCTCAATAGAGGTGCAAAAAAGGCAGGCTGTTATCAAAACACAGGAGAGGGAGGGCTCTCCATTTATCATAGCACAGGAGCTGATGTTGTTTTTCAATTTGGCACTGGATATTTTGGAGTAAGAAATGACGATGGGACATTTTCTTTGGATAAATTAGAAAAGCTGGTTGAAAACAATCCATTTGTAAAGGCCATCGAAATAAAACTATCTCAGGGGGCAAAGCCTGGAAAAGGAGGCGTGCTTCCAGCTGCAAAAATTACCCCTGAAATAGCCCAGATAAGAGGAGTTTCGTTGGGTAAAGATGTTATTTCTCCGGCATTTCATTCGGCGTTTGACGATGTGGATGGTTTGTTAAATTTTATAGAAGAAATTGCCGAAAGAACTGGCTTGCCTGTAGGCATTAAGTCTGCAGTAGGTCGAACAGAGCAATGGCATTATTTGGCCGACAAAATAAAAGAACGCGGCACAGGACCTGATTATATTGCCATAGATGGAGGAGAAGGAGGCACGGGTGCTGCTCCGCCAAGTTTTGCCGACCACGTGTCGTTGCCATTGTTTTATGCCTTCAGCACGGTGTATAAAATATTTAAAGAAAAAGATTTGGCCGATAGAATAGTTTGGATAGCCGGCGGAAAACTTGGGCTTCCGGCTCAGGCGGCAAAAGCTTTTGCAATGGGTGCCGACCTTATCTATGTGGCACGCGAAGCCATGATGAGCATTGGCTGCATACAAGCCCAAACATGCCATACCAATAGATGCCCAGCAGGAGTGGCCACCCAAAACAAATGGCTACAGTCGGGCATTAATGTGCCTTTAAAATCGGATAGGTTTTACAACTATGTAAAGGCTTTTAGAAAAGAGCTTTTGGAATTGGCCATGGCTACTGGCCATGAACACCCAAGCCAGTTTACCATGACCGACATAGAAATAAGTATGGGAGATGCCAATTTTACCAAAACACTTAAAGATTGCTTTGGCTATGACAAACAACGTGTTAAGTTTGAAGGGGCATCCGCCATTATGAATTGTAAATATTTAGGTGGAAAATAA
- a CDS encoding CHAT domain-containing protein, whose amino-acid sequence MQKIAFGILALVFAGIFGVSAQSLEELKKQKQKIMYSGEGLVVQINQLQKLISTIPTQPQYELFKHISLGYTLAHLYSNIGDFDRAIEMNYVALQYFTKQKNDIEQMWCHNDLGVYFTNKSQHDSAYNHFLKGYQLAEKNKLISEKIDMLDGLSFSSIALKDFVSAKNYLQQAENLLNSTKGKDKDIQLVYFYFNQALFYKRQNDTEQAGVFFEKSILAGNDLNERKLVHVRMEYAHLLINTYPQKAKNQLVKNLEFYDLKNNPNAKDPYLIETYMLLAKISVAEKNNQLAYEFVNKSEKQSKYFHELYQFDKSKLFLNEIRRVNLELGIEVCLNLYRQSSEQKWLEKAIEFADQSKSNVHKERLALNRITNNNSQTALVTKRMQLLYQINESEQSEKTKLRASLDSINQQLFGAINANQKDFLVKLLQSKMADNQAVLHYTHSDFAVYAFLVQKNNITYQILDQRLLTSIPKFYQLCQSPNSSLNEFKTIGYAIFNDFIEPLLGNGKDIQQLIIIPDQELSFLPFEALPTAPTGKSWSGINYLMNQYTISYAFSAEALISSNPRTAKFSYTYVGFAPTNYNHDFASLPNSEGLINNFSSTFKGLSFTRAAANYHRAVSTTNSKIIHYYTHGQSIDSAFAASYIVLADRKFYVSDILNLNYQTDLCVINACKVGLGKQYSGEGITSVSWAFSAAGSSHVLNSLWNLNQFTTDNLTTRFLEDYHKKPFASQNLKDAKLAWLANKNIMDNQKQPYYWAGQLLYTNTLYIHPSESLLSRIWVWLILFILFGLGIFWLKNHYKKRRAASRQPLRP is encoded by the coding sequence ATGCAAAAAATTGCATTTGGCATATTAGCTCTCGTTTTTGCAGGCATTTTTGGTGTGTCTGCCCAAAGCCTTGAAGAGTTAAAAAAACAGAAACAAAAAATCATGTATTCGGGAGAAGGGTTGGTGGTTCAAATAAACCAACTTCAAAAGTTGATTTCTACCATTCCGACGCAACCCCAATACGAACTTTTTAAGCATATCTCCTTGGGCTACACTTTGGCTCATTTATACAGCAATATTGGCGATTTTGACCGTGCCATTGAGATGAATTATGTTGCCCTACAGTATTTTACCAAACAAAAGAACGACATTGAGCAAATGTGGTGTCATAACGATTTGGGAGTTTATTTTACAAACAAAAGTCAACACGATAGTGCTTATAACCACTTCTTAAAAGGCTATCAACTTGCCGAAAAAAATAAGTTGATTTCTGAAAAAATTGATATGCTGGATGGACTCAGCTTTTCCTCTATTGCTTTGAAAGACTTTGTTTCGGCAAAAAACTATCTTCAACAAGCGGAAAACCTGTTGAACTCAACAAAAGGAAAGGACAAAGATATCCAGTTGGTCTATTTTTATTTCAACCAGGCATTGTTTTACAAACGACAAAATGATACTGAACAGGCTGGTGTTTTTTTCGAAAAATCTATACTTGCCGGAAATGATTTGAACGAACGAAAATTGGTTCATGTGAGGATGGAGTACGCTCATTTGCTAATAAATACGTATCCTCAAAAGGCTAAAAATCAATTGGTAAAAAACCTTGAATTTTATGATTTAAAAAACAACCCGAACGCAAAAGATCCTTATCTGATTGAGACATATATGCTGCTTGCCAAAATATCCGTTGCCGAAAAAAATAATCAACTGGCATACGAGTTTGTAAACAAATCTGAAAAACAATCAAAATATTTTCATGAGCTTTATCAGTTTGACAAGTCAAAATTATTTTTAAACGAAATTAGGAGAGTCAATTTGGAATTGGGGATAGAGGTTTGCCTCAATTTATACCGTCAAAGTTCGGAACAAAAATGGTTGGAAAAAGCCATCGAATTTGCTGATCAATCCAAATCAAATGTGCACAAAGAGCGATTGGCCTTAAATAGAATTACAAATAACAACAGCCAAACGGCACTTGTTACCAAACGAATGCAATTGCTTTACCAAATAAATGAATCTGAACAAAGCGAAAAAACGAAACTCAGAGCCTCGTTAGATTCGATAAATCAGCAGTTGTTTGGTGCAATAAATGCAAACCAAAAAGACTTTTTGGTAAAACTATTACAATCAAAAATGGCCGATAATCAGGCTGTTTTGCATTATACCCATTCAGATTTTGCGGTTTATGCTTTTTTGGTTCAAAAAAATAACATTACCTATCAAATTTTGGATCAACGGTTGTTAACATCGATTCCTAAGTTTTATCAACTTTGTCAATCGCCCAATTCTTCTCTAAATGAATTTAAAACAATAGGTTATGCAATCTTCAATGATTTTATAGAACCCTTGCTGGGCAATGGAAAAGACATCCAACAATTAATAATTATACCCGACCAGGAACTAAGTTTTCTTCCATTTGAGGCATTACCCACTGCACCAACCGGAAAAAGTTGGAGCGGAATCAACTATTTGATGAATCAATACACCATAAGTTACGCCTTTTCTGCAGAAGCCTTGATCTCTTCAAACCCACGAACTGCAAAGTTTTCATATACATATGTCGGTTTTGCTCCGACAAATTACAACCATGACTTTGCCTCGTTGCCCAACAGCGAAGGACTAATCAATAATTTTAGCTCCACTTTTAAAGGCCTCTCTTTTACTCGGGCGGCGGCTAACTATCACCGAGCGGTTTCAACCACCAACTCAAAGATTATTCATTATTACACCCATGGCCAATCAATAGATTCTGCCTTTGCGGCTTCATATATTGTTTTAGCGGACCGCAAATTCTATGTTTCGGATATTTTGAATTTGAACTACCAGACCGATTTGTGTGTGATAAATGCATGTAAGGTAGGCTTAGGAAAACAATATTCCGGCGAAGGAATTACCAGCGTTTCTTGGGCATTTTCAGCTGCCGGATCCTCACATGTTTTAAACTCACTTTGGAATTTAAATCAATTTACCACGGATAATCTTACCACCCGGTTCTTAGAAGATTACCATAAAAAGCCTTTTGCTAGCCAAAATCTAAAAGATGCAAAACTTGCTTGGTTAGCAAACAAAAATATAATGGATAATCAAAAGCAGCCCTACTATTGGGCGGGTCAATTGTTATATACCAATACACTATATATTCATCCATCCGAAAGTTTGCTGAGCAGAATATGGGTTTGGCTGATTTTATTTATACTTTTTGGACTTGGGATATTTTGGTTAAAAAACCATTATAAAAAGAGAAGAGCTGCCTCCCGGCAGCCCCTCAGACCCTAA